CCTTCAATGATTTCCCGGTTAGCCCCCGAAGTAACGGCTGGAAAAGCTACTTGCAAAACAATAGCGATCACTGCACTGGCAAGAACACCAGCAATGGCTCCACCGTAGACCCATTTGAGGCCTTTCCTCATCTTAGCGGCCTTAAGGGTCGTCACAAGCGCCATGACAATCAGCAGCGCTTCTACTCCTTCACGCAGAAGAATCAACATGGCATCAAAAGCGTTGTAAGAAGCTGTAGTATCGATCGCAGACAGGTCCTTGATCAAGGCTTGTAATTTCTCTTGATAGGCCTTTTCTTTCCCCTTGACCATAATGACCGGGGATTCACTTTCTACGCGCGTGTAGAGACTGGGATTGGTCGTGCTAACATCCTCTTCGATAGTTGGCCAGATCGTGATGAACTGCTTCATAGTCGCTGCAGCAGACTTTTCATCCCCAGCTTGGAATTGGCTTTGCGCCTTCTCCAAAAGCTTGATCCCATCGTTCAGCGTCAAATCCGTACTGGCACTGCTAATGGCCTCTCCTTTTACAAAGGCATCAATCCCATTTTTGAGGTCGTCATAAGAGGACTGGATGTTGGTAAAATCGGTAGGCTCTGTTTCAATACTACTGCGCAAGAGGGAAATGGCCGTCTCGATTTTGCCATAGTAGGCTGTGCTGTGATCTCTTACCACTGCTTCGTTTCGCGTCCAGGTATTATTGAGATCGGCATAGGTTTGACGGGTTTTATCCAGATCCTTAGCTGTAATGGCATTTTGTAGGTTCTTAAAAGAAGGTGCGAGGCGACTCACGAGTTTGTCTTTTTCCGCCTCTAAATCGACCGGATTTTGCTCTTTTTCAAAAGCCAGCAAGGCTGATGAGATCTTGGTGAGATCGTCTTTGGTTACCTCCCCTTTTATAGTCAGGGCTTGGCTAACTTTTTTCCCTGCCTTGGAATCATGGTGGTCTTTGGATTCAAAATCAGCCTGAATCTCAGAGATCAATTCCTTGGCTTTTTTCTGGTCCTTATTTTGTACAGCGGTTGTTGCATCTGTGATCTTGATAAAGAGTTCGCTATAAGACTCCGCAGCTACTGGATGAGTCCAGAACAAGGCAAGAAGGCCGAACAAGATCAAGAGTTTATTCAAAGAGTGCTTGACCAAGATACCCTCCTTTCTCAACGCCTGCAAAGCAAGCAAAGAGTCCACTTCCGATATGGGTGATATACTCGTTCATTTTGTCTACTGCGCCCAAGTTGGTTTGGATTTTGACAAAGCTGTTCGGATCCTTTTGAAAGGCGATAAAGATCAAGCCAGCATCAAATTGCCCAGTCTGTTCATTGATGCCATCCGAATAGGAATATGACCGGCGTAAAATCGGTCGATCGACTTCTTTGGCCAAACGGACATGTGAATCAACTGGTAGTTTAGATAAATCTACTTCATCAAATTCGTTGGTTTTACCAAATGGAGCACCAGACTCCTTGTAGCGACCAAAGGTGTTTTCTTGCTCCTGCAAATTGGTTCGGTCCCAAGTTTCCAAGTGCATTTGCACTAGGCGAAGAGCCATATAAGAACCACCCTTCATCCAGTCCTTGCTGTCAGTCCAGACGACCTTGTCAAAATCCTTCTCAGTCGTGACATTTGCTGTTCCATCCTTGAAACCAAAGAGGTTGCGCGGCGTTTCTTTTCGGTCACCAATAGCTGCAAATCCTGATTTACTCCACTTCATGGTGATGGTATTGCGACCTTTACGAATCAGATTTCGTACCGCATGAAAGGCTACTTGCTCATCATCTGCACAGGCCTGAATGACGATATCGCCACCCGTATATTTGTCCTGCAACTGCTCCTTTGGAAATGGGGGTAAATCACGAAATAGTTTCGGACGTTTGGCCTCCAAGCCCAGTTTCTTTAGAAAGGAAGCCGAAACCCCAAAAGTCAGGCTCAAGCGATAAGGGTTGAGTCCTACTGTTTCACCTGTATCTGTTGGAGGCAAGAGGGCATTGGAACCATCTTTTTTGACCAACTCTCCTTCGACTAATTTACTACTATAATCAGTCCAATCTTTAAAGAGCTGGATGACTTCTTTTTTGTCCGTCGTGTGAAGATCTAACACAACCAAGTAACAAGCCTTCTGCATGGGCGCTGTAATCCCTGCTTGGTGCTTGCCATAAAAGGAGATATCTTCGTCTCCATCATAAGCTTTTTTGCTGGAACTGTCTTGATTAGCGAAAAAAGCAGATGCACCAGAGAGGCCCAGCGCTAGACCAGCCCCTCCAATACCTGCTTTTTTAAGAAATTCACGACGGTCCATTTTTTTATCTAAAAATTTGTCGTCAGCCATTTTTCTTATTTCCCATCTAAAATCACACCCATTTGAGACAAAGGTTCACCAAGTTTGGTCACAGCTTCTGCCAATTCCTTGGTATCTTCCTTGGATAAATCTGTGTAAGACTTATAATTTGAATCATCTGTCATATGTTTGTCCAATAAAGCATTAACATTCTTGAATTCTGAT
The DNA window shown above is from Streptococcus sp. S1 and carries:
- a CDS encoding FTR1 family iron permease; this encodes MVKHSLNKLLILFGLLALFWTHPVAAESYSELFIKITDATTAVQNKDQKKAKELISEIQADFESKDHHDSKAGKKVSQALTIKGEVTKDDLTKISSALLAFEKEQNPVDLEAEKDKLVSRLAPSFKNLQNAITAKDLDKTRQTYADLNNTWTRNEAVVRDHSTAYYGKIETAISLLRSSIETEPTDFTNIQSSYDDLKNGIDAFVKGEAISSASTDLTLNDGIKLLEKAQSQFQAGDEKSAAATMKQFITIWPTIEEDVSTTNPSLYTRVESESPVIMVKGKEKAYQEKLQALIKDLSAIDTTASYNAFDAMLILLREGVEALLIVMALVTTLKAAKMRKGLKWVYGGAIAGVLASAVIAIVLQVAFPAVTSGANREIIEGGVGIFAVVMMILVGIWLHSKSSVKQWNAFMDRQMKTVTATGSFVSMFALSFLAVFREGAETILFYVGIIPRITTANFLLGIGLAIAVLIIIAVAMTKASQAIQPHRIFFILTWLIYALAFKMLGVSIHALQLTNILPSHLVNGLPTIDWAGIYPSWEVLLPQLIFVALIALITVRQHGKE
- the efeB gene encoding iron uptake transporter deferrochelatase/peroxidase subunit codes for the protein MADDKFLDKKMDRREFLKKAGIGGAGLALGLSGASAFFANQDSSSKKAYDGDEDISFYGKHQAGITAPMQKACYLVVLDLHTTDKKEVIQLFKDWTDYSSKLVEGELVKKDGSNALLPPTDTGETVGLNPYRLSLTFGVSASFLKKLGLEAKRPKLFRDLPPFPKEQLQDKYTGGDIVIQACADDEQVAFHAVRNLIRKGRNTITMKWSKSGFAAIGDRKETPRNLFGFKDGTANVTTEKDFDKVVWTDSKDWMKGGSYMALRLVQMHLETWDRTNLQEQENTFGRYKESGAPFGKTNEFDEVDLSKLPVDSHVRLAKEVDRPILRRSYSYSDGINEQTGQFDAGLIFIAFQKDPNSFVKIQTNLGAVDKMNEYITHIGSGLFACFAGVEKGGYLGQALFE